The Nitrospirales bacterium genome includes a window with the following:
- the folB gene encoding dihydroneopterin aldolase: MPILIEGIQCLVHCGVTSVERRQPQPIVIDLELRCANSHAAHSDELLDTVDYGKIVSRVSEIATTSRFCLLEALADLISQTLFQEFPISQLDAWVRKTDPPLDHIKGSVGVRLSHTRPPHAHRSGTTFRNPEVSQFFLQQFGRLQGGKILDIATGSGRHALFLASRGYTVVGIDRNAETLAHVQQAGSEIQNGHVTTSCLDLEADPGNPPDLGDHEYDGILVFFYLYRPLFPRILQALKSGGILIYETFLIDNHIVHHHPRHKEFCLQHNELLQLTTPLRVLQYEEGASINPHSQEQTFTARLVAQKP; encoded by the coding sequence ATGCCAATTCTAATCGAGGGCATTCAATGCCTCGTCCATTGCGGGGTCACGTCTGTTGAAAGACGTCAGCCTCAACCCATCGTCATTGATCTAGAACTACGATGCGCGAATTCGCATGCCGCACATTCTGATGAACTGCTGGATACGGTGGACTATGGGAAAATCGTCTCACGAGTCTCCGAAATTGCTACGACCTCACGGTTCTGTCTGCTCGAAGCATTGGCTGACCTCATCAGTCAAACACTCTTTCAGGAATTCCCGATTTCGCAACTCGACGCATGGGTCAGAAAAACGGACCCACCATTAGATCACATCAAAGGTTCAGTCGGAGTTCGACTATCCCACACGAGACCTCCACACGCGCACCGGTCAGGGACCACTTTCCGAAATCCCGAAGTCAGTCAATTTTTCCTCCAGCAATTCGGTAGACTTCAAGGAGGGAAAATTCTTGATATTGCCACCGGCTCTGGACGTCATGCTCTGTTTCTGGCATCACGCGGCTATACGGTCGTTGGAATCGACCGAAATGCGGAAACCTTGGCGCATGTTCAACAGGCTGGCTCAGAAATCCAGAATGGTCACGTGACGACTTCCTGCCTTGATTTGGAGGCAGACCCCGGGAATCCTCCGGACCTTGGGGATCACGAATATGACGGCATTCTCGTGTTTTTCTACCTGTATCGTCCACTGTTTCCGCGTATCCTTCAAGCACTGAAGTCTGGAGGAATCTTGATTTACGAAACCTTTTTAATCGACAATCACATTGTTCACCATCATCCTCGTCACAAAGAATTTTGCCTGCAACATAACGAACTGTTACAGCTGACGACCCCCCTCAGGGTGTTGCAGTACGAAGAAGGCGCGTCTATTAACCCACATTCTCAGGAGCAGACGTTTACTGCACGACTGGTCGCACAAAAGCCCTAA
- a CDS encoding glycine--tRNA ligase subunit alpha has translation MQGRLEKVVTLQDLILSLHQFWSKQHCILTQPYDTEKGAGTFNPSTFLRALGPEPWRAAYVEPCRRPTDGRYGDNPNRLQHYFQYQVVLKPSPANVQELYLNSLAHLGINPRQHDIQFIQDDWESPTLGAWGLGWEVRLDGMEITQFTYFQEVGGIIVDPVTVELTYGLERIAMYIQEVDHFFDLSWSADMTYGQLYREAEIQGSTYNFEVADVEMISSTFEAFEYECQRLLEKELVFPAYEYCMKTSHLFNLLDARGAISVAERTGYIRRVRVLARACAEAYQSQRASLGFPLLQDPAPVRSKVKSGRSSQRSVT, from the coding sequence TTGCAGGGACGGTTGGAAAAAGTTGTGACCCTCCAGGATTTAATCCTTTCCCTTCATCAGTTTTGGTCTAAACAGCACTGTATTCTCACCCAGCCCTATGACACGGAAAAAGGCGCGGGAACATTTAATCCGTCGACATTCTTGCGGGCGCTTGGCCCCGAGCCATGGCGCGCTGCGTATGTCGAACCCTGTCGTCGTCCGACCGATGGTCGCTACGGGGACAACCCAAACCGGTTGCAACATTACTTTCAGTACCAAGTCGTCTTAAAGCCTTCTCCTGCCAATGTGCAAGAACTCTACTTGAACAGCCTGGCTCATCTCGGAATCAATCCCCGGCAGCACGATATTCAATTCATTCAAGATGATTGGGAATCTCCGACCTTGGGAGCCTGGGGGTTAGGATGGGAAGTTCGGCTCGATGGGATGGAAATCACGCAGTTCACCTATTTTCAAGAAGTCGGCGGGATTATCGTCGATCCTGTGACGGTCGAACTGACATATGGACTGGAACGTATCGCCATGTATATTCAGGAAGTCGATCATTTCTTCGACCTCTCCTGGTCTGCGGATATGACGTACGGGCAACTCTATCGCGAGGCGGAAATCCAGGGGTCCACCTACAACTTCGAAGTGGCGGATGTGGAGATGATTAGCAGCACGTTTGAGGCGTTCGAATACGAATGTCAACGGTTACTCGAAAAAGAATTAGTGTTTCCGGCTTATGAATATTGTATGAAGACATCGCATCTTTTTAATCTGCTCGATGCACGCGGAGCCATCAGTGTGGCCGAGCGGACTGGGTATATTCGGCGGGTCAGAGTATTGGCGCGGGCTTGTGCGGAAGCGTACCAAAGTCAACGAGCGTCTCTTGGTTTTCCACTCCTTCAAGACCCGGCTCCTGTTCGCTCCAAGGTCAAATCCGGTCGATCTTCTCAACGCTCAGTGACCTGA
- the glyS gene encoding glycine--tRNA ligase subunit beta, with translation MGTSTRKVDRTSTGRKKATRTPSPAGRSRPASARKSSRTPRTAAFLLELGTEELPASFIAPALQQLKTLMEQLLREQRLNHDSLRIIGAPRRLSLFVDGLAEKQDSLNSEVLGPPKSVAYDEQGNPTKAASGFASNQGVPVEQLEVRETPKGAYVCAVKHVFGRVTTEVLKTHLPDMIRQLSFPKSMRWNDSGLSFARPLRWIVALYGDTVLRFEVGGVKSGNHTQGHRFLGGTKSRRVAVTRPASYESLLKRAGVIVDPQARRTMIASQVEALAKSVKGKVYAEHRDELLEQAVYTVECPQAILGSFDKQFLSLPQEVLMTAMKEHQGYFSLLDRQRKLLPKFITVTNIKLRNMDVIRQGNERVLAARLNDAQYFFREDRKVSLAQRVPQLKGMTFHQKLGSVHQKICRLQELVPYVADVAGHQDVKPLCERAAYLAKADLTTGMVGEFPVLQGAMGREYAIHDQEPTDVCDALGELYLPDTPQAPLPQTLVGMLLAIGDRIDTCTAFFLIGLHPSGSEDPLALRRLAYGLIRILVEKGLRCNLVRLLAQAEHIIQSQNISNAVQEESIVPGVVEFLLERLRFYARTIHGIRDDLVDAVLAARPPEVCDCTDLLSRMLAIRQIAAQPEFEALMSGYKRVHRILQKEQWRESHVDPALFEHDAESQLFRVLLDSQKSLEEKLQEQDYSAALEQVLRLKTPIDAYFEGVMVNAENPQIRANRLSLLGSVNEMFSALADFSRIQPSMPPMPS, from the coding sequence ATGGGGACTTCAACTCGCAAGGTGGACCGGACGTCAACAGGTAGGAAAAAGGCAACACGTACGCCTTCGCCGGCAGGCCGTTCCCGACCGGCGTCAGCACGGAAATCTTCCCGTACACCAAGGACTGCCGCATTCTTACTTGAGCTTGGGACTGAAGAACTGCCGGCATCATTCATTGCTCCTGCCTTACAGCAACTCAAGACACTCATGGAGCAGTTGTTGCGCGAACAACGGCTGAATCATGATTCATTACGAATCATAGGAGCTCCTCGTCGACTTTCTTTATTTGTCGATGGTCTTGCTGAAAAACAGGATTCCTTAAACTCGGAAGTGTTAGGGCCTCCAAAGTCTGTCGCGTATGATGAGCAAGGGAACCCCACTAAGGCGGCCTCAGGCTTCGCGAGCAACCAAGGCGTTCCCGTCGAACAGTTGGAAGTCCGGGAGACGCCGAAAGGGGCCTATGTCTGCGCAGTCAAACATGTGTTCGGTCGTGTCACGACCGAGGTACTCAAGACTCATCTTCCTGACATGATCAGGCAACTGTCGTTCCCGAAATCGATGAGATGGAATGACTCGGGTCTGTCGTTTGCCAGACCGCTCAGGTGGATCGTAGCCCTGTATGGCGATACCGTTCTTCGATTCGAGGTCGGTGGAGTGAAAAGCGGGAATCACACGCAAGGCCATCGATTTCTGGGCGGGACCAAGAGCCGGCGTGTCGCGGTCACTCGTCCTGCCTCGTACGAGTCGCTTCTGAAGCGTGCCGGCGTCATCGTCGATCCCCAGGCACGTCGAACCATGATCGCTTCGCAGGTTGAAGCGTTGGCCAAGTCCGTGAAGGGGAAGGTGTACGCCGAACATCGGGATGAGTTATTGGAGCAGGCGGTGTACACGGTTGAATGTCCTCAGGCGATTCTCGGAAGTTTTGATAAACAATTCCTGTCTTTGCCTCAAGAAGTCCTGATGACCGCGATGAAGGAACACCAAGGCTATTTTTCACTCTTGGATCGACAGAGAAAACTCCTGCCCAAATTCATCACCGTGACCAACATAAAGTTACGAAATATGGATGTGATCCGGCAGGGCAATGAACGTGTGTTGGCGGCGCGGTTAAACGATGCTCAATACTTTTTCCGTGAAGACCGAAAAGTCTCATTAGCTCAACGGGTTCCGCAGTTGAAAGGGATGACCTTCCATCAAAAACTGGGTTCGGTACATCAGAAAATATGTCGGTTACAGGAGCTGGTTCCTTACGTTGCCGATGTGGCGGGCCATCAGGATGTGAAACCTCTGTGCGAACGCGCGGCGTATTTAGCCAAAGCCGATTTAACGACTGGAATGGTCGGGGAGTTTCCCGTTCTTCAAGGAGCGATGGGACGTGAATACGCGATCCACGACCAAGAGCCGACGGATGTGTGCGATGCGCTAGGAGAACTGTACCTTCCTGATACCCCACAGGCCCCGCTTCCTCAAACGCTTGTCGGCATGCTTTTGGCTATAGGCGATCGAATTGATACCTGCACGGCTTTCTTTTTGATCGGCCTGCATCCGTCCGGTTCCGAAGATCCTCTGGCTTTGCGTCGGTTAGCGTATGGGCTGATCCGAATTCTTGTCGAAAAGGGCTTGCGATGTAATCTGGTTCGGCTTCTGGCGCAGGCTGAACACATCATTCAATCTCAAAATATCAGTAATGCGGTACAGGAGGAGTCTATCGTGCCGGGCGTGGTGGAGTTCCTCCTTGAACGCCTCCGGTTTTATGCGAGAACCATCCATGGCATACGAGACGACTTGGTAGATGCGGTTTTGGCGGCCAGGCCGCCGGAAGTCTGCGACTGCACGGATTTACTCTCGCGTATGCTCGCGATTCGTCAGATTGCCGCACAACCGGAATTCGAAGCCCTGATGAGCGGGTACAAACGAGTGCATCGCATCCTTCAAAAGGAGCAATGGAGGGAGTCGCACGTTGATCCGGCGTTGTTCGAACATGACGCGGAATCGCAACTCTTCAGAGTTTTGCTTGACAGTCAAAAAAGTCTGGAAGAGAAATTACAAGAGCAGGATTATTCCGCTGCTCTGGAGCAAGTCCTGCGCTTGAAAACCCCGATCGATGCGTATTTTGAAGGAGTCATGGTGAATGCGGAGAATCCCCAAATCCGTGCGAATCGGTTATCATTACTGGGAAGCGTCAACGAAATGTTTTCTGCTTTGGCCGATTTCTCACGCATTCAACCTTCAATGCCGCCAATGCCGTCATGA
- the ppdK gene encoding pyruvate, phosphate dikinase gives MRHKKYVYFYGDGKAEGKGTMKELLGGKGAGLAEMTNLKISVPPGFTITTDACVEYFHNKKRYPPGMWDQTLHGLTRVEKSMKAKLGSVDNPLLVSVRSGARASMPGMMDTVLNLGLNDQTVQGLAKKTGNMRFAVDAYRRFITMFGNVVMNVPRERFEELLVETKARHQATHDTDLSVEALNDLVNRYTQLVREETGQDFPQDPFEQLRMSVNAVFESWYGDRAVTYRRLYDIPDEWGTAVNVVAMVFGNMGETSGTGVAFTRNPATGEPVFFGECLLNAQGEDVVAGIRTPLPVSALEEKLPQAYKALIATQKTLEKHYRDMLDLEFTIQEGKLYMLQTRVGKRTGIAAVRIAVDMVRKGLIDRREAIQRVAPEQLSQYLYPIFESSEEAKHEVVGKGLPAGPGAAAGKIALTPDRAVEMKNLGERAVLVRQETSPDDIHGMHAAEGFLTAKGGMTSHAAVVARQMGKVCVAGCDGVEVLKNNKVRMGGLVLSEGDSISLNGFTGQVYAGDIPVVDSEVIQVIQGKMEASQSEKYQYFFTLLKWADSFRTLRVRSNADVPEQAQIARGFGAEGIGLCRTEHMFFAEDRVSIMQQMILASSREDREKYLEQLLPLQKQDFIGLYREMKGFPVTIRLLDPPLHEFLPKREQLMVDLARLEATNGNPLDIQEKRQMLARVEELHEFNPMLGLRGCRLGITMPEITRMQIRAIFEAACEVAKEGKKIVPEIMIPLVGMASEMKAQKELIREVADQTMAQYGMKLTYLVGTMIELPRAAVTAGQIAQDAEFFSFGTNDLTQTMYGFSRDDSAKFTSFYMDRQDRCPVCQRTNVDWKKMVCRMCKATIDRKADNILDFDPFATLDQEGVGAMMAWAIRAGRETRPNIKLGICGEHGGDPSSVEFCHKLGLNYVSCSPYRVPIARLAAAQVAAATLDVKPKKGASASPKKPRTNQKRQVAAQAKVKAKPKTQAKVKTPAKKKVTARAASSPVRSRKSSSRR, from the coding sequence ATGCGTCACAAAAAGTACGTGTATTTTTATGGCGATGGAAAAGCCGAGGGCAAAGGTACCATGAAAGAGCTCCTCGGAGGAAAAGGGGCGGGGTTGGCCGAGATGACGAACCTCAAGATCTCGGTTCCTCCGGGATTTACGATTACTACCGACGCCTGTGTGGAGTATTTTCATAATAAAAAACGGTACCCACCCGGCATGTGGGATCAAACGCTCCACGGATTGACCCGTGTTGAGAAGTCCATGAAAGCCAAGCTAGGAAGTGTGGATAATCCTTTGCTCGTCTCGGTTCGGTCTGGGGCGCGGGCTTCCATGCCGGGCATGATGGACACGGTGTTAAACCTCGGGCTCAATGATCAAACCGTCCAGGGGCTTGCAAAAAAAACGGGGAACATGCGGTTTGCCGTCGATGCGTATCGTCGGTTCATCACGATGTTTGGCAATGTAGTGATGAATGTTCCGAGAGAACGGTTTGAAGAGTTACTGGTGGAGACCAAGGCTCGGCATCAGGCCACGCATGATACGGATTTGTCCGTGGAAGCGCTCAACGACCTCGTCAATCGCTATACCCAACTCGTTCGTGAGGAAACCGGTCAAGACTTTCCCCAAGATCCTTTTGAACAGTTACGGATGTCGGTAAATGCGGTGTTTGAGTCCTGGTACGGAGACCGCGCTGTGACCTACCGGCGACTCTATGATATTCCCGATGAATGGGGGACCGCCGTGAATGTCGTCGCCATGGTCTTTGGGAACATGGGCGAAACCAGCGGCACGGGCGTTGCCTTTACGAGGAATCCCGCAACCGGAGAACCAGTCTTTTTCGGTGAATGTCTATTGAACGCCCAAGGGGAGGATGTCGTCGCGGGTATTCGAACGCCCCTTCCCGTCTCCGCGCTCGAGGAAAAACTTCCGCAAGCGTACAAGGCGTTAATCGCAACTCAAAAGACCCTCGAAAAACATTATCGGGACATGTTGGACCTGGAATTTACGATTCAGGAAGGGAAGTTGTACATGCTGCAAACTCGCGTGGGCAAACGCACGGGGATTGCAGCCGTGAGGATCGCCGTCGATATGGTTCGAAAAGGGTTGATCGACCGGCGGGAAGCCATCCAGCGCGTCGCTCCTGAACAACTTTCGCAATACTTGTATCCGATCTTCGAAAGCTCAGAGGAAGCCAAACATGAAGTCGTCGGCAAGGGGCTTCCGGCCGGACCGGGAGCGGCTGCGGGGAAAATCGCCCTGACGCCGGATCGAGCGGTGGAAATGAAAAATCTTGGCGAGCGCGCTGTGCTCGTCCGTCAGGAAACGAGTCCAGACGATATTCACGGGATGCACGCGGCCGAAGGGTTTTTGACGGCCAAAGGGGGAATGACTTCTCACGCGGCCGTCGTGGCCAGGCAAATGGGAAAAGTCTGCGTGGCCGGATGTGATGGGGTCGAGGTCTTGAAAAATAACAAAGTGCGGATGGGGGGACTCGTCCTCTCTGAAGGCGATTCCATTTCGCTGAACGGATTCACGGGCCAAGTCTATGCGGGAGATATCCCCGTCGTGGATTCAGAAGTGATTCAGGTGATTCAAGGGAAAATGGAAGCCTCCCAATCTGAGAAATACCAGTATTTTTTCACTCTCCTCAAATGGGCTGATAGTTTTCGGACCCTGCGCGTCCGTTCAAACGCGGATGTGCCGGAACAGGCTCAGATCGCTAGAGGGTTTGGGGCTGAAGGCATCGGACTGTGTCGAACCGAGCATATGTTTTTTGCCGAAGATCGCGTCTCGATCATGCAGCAAATGATCCTGGCTTCATCCCGGGAGGATCGAGAGAAGTATCTTGAGCAGTTACTCCCATTACAAAAACAGGATTTCATCGGTCTGTACCGGGAAATGAAGGGATTTCCCGTGACGATCCGTCTTCTCGATCCGCCACTCCATGAATTTTTGCCGAAACGCGAACAGTTAATGGTTGATTTGGCTCGTCTGGAAGCCACGAATGGGAATCCTTTGGATATCCAGGAAAAACGGCAAATGCTGGCTCGAGTGGAGGAGTTGCATGAATTTAACCCCATGCTTGGATTACGGGGGTGCCGGCTTGGGATCACGATGCCGGAAATCACGCGCATGCAGATCCGGGCAATCTTCGAAGCGGCTTGTGAAGTGGCGAAAGAAGGGAAAAAGATCGTGCCGGAGATTATGATCCCGCTTGTCGGGATGGCCTCGGAAATGAAAGCTCAGAAAGAGCTGATCCGTGAAGTTGCCGACCAGACGATGGCGCAGTATGGGATGAAGTTGACCTATTTAGTCGGCACGATGATTGAGCTGCCGCGGGCGGCCGTGACGGCCGGACAAATCGCGCAAGATGCCGAGTTTTTCTCGTTCGGGACCAACGACCTCACGCAAACGATGTATGGATTTTCTCGTGATGATTCGGCCAAGTTCACCTCGTTCTACATGGATCGTCAAGATCGCTGTCCGGTCTGTCAACGCACGAATGTCGACTGGAAAAAGATGGTCTGCCGAATGTGTAAGGCGACGATCGATCGCAAGGCCGACAATATCCTGGACTTTGATCCCTTTGCGACGCTGGATCAGGAGGGCGTGGGAGCCATGATGGCTTGGGCCATTCGTGCTGGCAGAGAAACACGTCCGAACATTAAACTGGGAATTTGCGGTGAGCATGGGGGCGATCCGAGTTCTGTGGAATTTTGCCATAAGCTGGGACTCAATTATGTCAGTTGCTCGCCTTATCGCGTGCCGATCGCCAGATTGGCGGCGGCGCAAGTGGCCGCCGCGACGCTCGACGTGAAACCGAAAAAGGGGGCAAGCGCTTCACCGAAAAAACCGCGGACGAATCAGAAACGCCAAGTCGCTGCGCAAGCGAAAGTCAAGGCGAAACCAAAAACGCAAGCCAAAGTTAAAACCCCAGCGAAAAAGAAAGTCACGGCACGGGCAGCGTCGTCTCCCGTTCGTTCCAGAAAATCGTCATCTCGCCGGTGA
- the ribD gene encoding bifunctional diaminohydroxyphosphoribosylaminopyrimidine deaminase/5-amino-6-(5-phosphoribosylamino)uracil reductase RibD: MKRALRLAAKGKGSTSPNPMVGAVVVQRHRIVGHGYHRRAGGPHAEVIALKKAGVGARNATLYVTLEPCCHTAKRTPPCVPAIQSAGVTRVVVAMPDPNPKVQGAGIRQLRQAGIRVDVGCLRKAAEELNQAYVQWITTGYPFVTLKGAMTLDGKIATSTGESKWITGEESRRQVHLLRSQVDAILVGVETVLKDDPSLSSREADRDRRSSHVRQPVRVVLDSHLRTPLKAKVFRWPLEQPTIVCTSSQASLSKIARLQKAGVNVLIVPQRRGVLSLAACFKKLGRMGITSLLIEGGGRVNASALREGVVNDMRLYMAPKLLGGDDSVNLLAGRSPKRLSHAISIQDVTFHRIGQDFLITGRCPDTIYQNMSKR, from the coding sequence ATGAAGCGAGCCCTTCGCCTGGCTGCGAAGGGGAAGGGCTCCACGAGTCCCAATCCCATGGTCGGTGCTGTTGTGGTTCAACGTCATCGAATCGTGGGGCACGGCTACCACCGCCGGGCCGGCGGCCCCCATGCCGAAGTCATTGCCCTCAAGAAGGCTGGTGTGGGAGCCAGAAATGCGACGCTCTACGTCACGCTTGAGCCCTGCTGCCATACGGCAAAACGAACTCCCCCTTGCGTTCCAGCCATTCAGTCTGCGGGAGTGACGCGCGTCGTCGTGGCCATGCCGGACCCGAATCCCAAGGTTCAGGGAGCAGGCATCCGGCAACTCCGGCAAGCCGGCATTCGTGTCGATGTGGGGTGTTTACGCAAGGCCGCAGAAGAGCTGAATCAAGCCTATGTGCAGTGGATTACGACCGGATATCCGTTCGTCACGCTCAAAGGAGCGATGACGCTGGATGGCAAGATCGCAACCTCCACCGGCGAGTCCAAATGGATAACTGGCGAAGAGTCCCGACGGCAAGTACATCTTCTGCGAAGCCAAGTCGATGCCATCCTGGTGGGGGTGGAGACCGTACTCAAAGATGATCCTTCGCTGAGTAGCCGGGAGGCTGATCGCGACCGACGATCGTCACATGTCCGGCAGCCGGTTCGGGTGGTCTTAGACAGTCACCTGCGTACTCCCCTGAAGGCGAAGGTTTTCCGTTGGCCCCTCGAACAACCGACGATCGTATGTACGTCCTCGCAGGCTTCACTGTCGAAAATCGCCCGTCTTCAAAAGGCAGGCGTGAATGTTCTGATCGTGCCTCAGCGACGAGGCGTTTTATCACTGGCCGCCTGTTTCAAAAAACTGGGACGTATGGGAATCACGAGCCTGTTGATCGAGGGGGGAGGGCGGGTCAACGCGTCTGCCTTGCGAGAGGGGGTCGTGAATGACATGCGGCTGTACATGGCTCCGAAACTGCTGGGCGGGGATGATTCCGTGAATCTTCTGGCGGGACGATCTCCGAAGCGTCTCAGTCACGCCATCTCGATCCAGGATGTCACGTTTCACCGTATCGGTCAGGACTTCTTGATTACCGGACGCTGCCCGGACACTATCTATCAAAATATGTCAAAACGATGA
- a CDS encoding glycosyltransferase yields the protein MTVRTAVIIPYFQRKEGVLKKCVTSAIEQKNVDEYEIIVVDDVSPVTPESELKDLLKSHPEKIRIIKQEKNMKQGRARNRALDELRPETEYVAFLDSDDVWTDDHLANAMFALDKGYDYYFTDHYQLNQDISAFERSKKITIEDHPLVEGTDWLRVFNGDLFTQIIVGNLIGQSTLVYRAKKFPTIRYPIEFTITGEEYLFWMDLAKATDKVVFSTKCECRYGEGLNVYSATMWGHERAIEKIYDDMRYRKQIFARYELNELERNELNQRIRALREQFVREVLHRLTHRMPIKKDEFMKFIKMDPQALLAFIPGTFSAVVSMVKNRIGG from the coding sequence ATGACCGTTCGCACCGCCGTCATCATCCCGTATTTTCAGCGAAAAGAAGGCGTGCTGAAAAAATGTGTGACCTCGGCCATCGAACAAAAAAACGTCGATGAGTATGAAATTATCGTCGTCGATGATGTCTCGCCCGTGACTCCGGAATCGGAATTGAAAGATCTGCTCAAGAGTCACCCTGAAAAAATTCGCATCATCAAACAAGAAAAAAACATGAAGCAAGGGCGCGCTCGAAACCGGGCACTTGATGAGTTGCGGCCGGAAACGGAATACGTGGCCTTTCTCGATTCCGACGATGTGTGGACGGACGATCATTTGGCCAACGCCATGTTCGCGCTCGACAAGGGATATGACTATTATTTTACGGACCACTATCAGTTGAATCAGGACATTTCGGCCTTTGAGCGATCGAAGAAAATTACGATCGAGGACCATCCGCTGGTTGAGGGCACCGACTGGCTGCGGGTGTTCAACGGCGACCTGTTCACCCAGATTATCGTCGGCAACCTCATCGGGCAGTCCACGCTGGTGTACCGCGCGAAGAAATTTCCCACGATACGGTACCCGATCGAATTTACGATTACGGGGGAAGAATATCTGTTCTGGATGGACCTCGCGAAAGCCACGGATAAAGTCGTGTTTTCGACCAAATGCGAATGCCGGTACGGCGAAGGATTAAACGTCTACTCAGCCACGATGTGGGGACATGAGCGGGCCATCGAAAAAATTTATGACGACATGCGGTACCGCAAACAGATCTTCGCCCGGTATGAGCTCAACGAGCTTGAACGCAACGAGCTCAATCAGCGCATTCGCGCCTTACGGGAACAGTTTGTCCGGGAAGTTCTGCATCGACTGACTCACCGCATGCCGATCAAAAAAGACGAATTCATGAAGTTTATCAAAATGGACCCGCAAGCCCTGCTTGCCTTCATTCCCGGCACCTTCTCCGCGGTGGTCTCCATGGTGAAAAATCGGATCGGTGGATAA
- a CDS encoding DUF2442 domain-containing protein: MNSLTHGKNTSAVEVTNISVHGVWLLSHGKELFMSYEDFPWFQEQAVKAIVNVEEISNGHFYWPEIDVDLTEEIIDHPERFPLKAKISRLS; encoded by the coding sequence ATGAACTCACTCACGCATGGCAAGAACACTTCGGCAGTTGAAGTGACGAATATTTCTGTGCACGGCGTCTGGCTCTTGTCTCATGGCAAAGAGTTGTTCATGTCTTATGAAGATTTCCCTTGGTTTCAAGAGCAAGCCGTCAAGGCTATAGTGAATGTTGAAGAAATCTCGAACGGTCATTTCTACTGGCCTGAAATAGATGTTGACTTAACCGAGGAGATTATTGACCATCCAGAGCGTTTTCCGCTTAAGGCGAAAATCTCGCGGCTGAGCTAA
- a CDS encoding alpha/beta hydrolase-fold protein, with amino-acid sequence MFFKFLLILLGLLCVIPFPGIAGKAVATSQYDQETFGSLPSLVQHYLTAPTSESAELLLPQILNHPDATIPAVSKIIQQSRRDDQQPVGSHPSQDITVRGRSYSYSLYVPPSYDPAKAYPLIVCLHGAGFTGEGYLDRWVPRLEDRYILVCPTMSMGAWWRRSAEELILAIIQTIQRRYHVDADRIFLSGMSNGGIGAWIIGMHHADLFAGIAPMAGGIDDVLFPFLENLRLTSVYVIHGVHDQVMPVSLSRSLVDDMGKRGIEHVYREHTFTHPHAGGHFFPREELPALVSWFDRQTRRPISRNVSVIRDATHLSSFSWVQIDATSQIAAFSENLIDKRDALIAEKVYATLTADIPSPNHIVVTTEHVRRYSLFLHDALVDFSRPVKVETNGQLSFEGIVTPSLEALLQEARRRQDPARLFPVKLTIDVEGGC; translated from the coding sequence ATGTTTTTCAAATTTCTTCTCATCCTCCTAGGCCTTCTCTGTGTCATACCTTTCCCTGGAATTGCAGGGAAAGCTGTTGCCACTTCTCAATACGATCAGGAAACTTTTGGTTCGCTCCCCTCTCTTGTGCAGCACTATCTCACGGCTCCGACGAGTGAGTCCGCCGAATTGCTGCTGCCTCAAATCCTGAATCATCCGGACGCGACGATTCCCGCCGTATCGAAGATTATTCAGCAATCACGACGTGACGATCAGCAGCCTGTCGGCTCACACCCTTCGCAAGACATCACGGTCCGTGGCCGTTCGTATTCGTATAGTTTGTATGTCCCGCCTTCCTACGACCCGGCCAAAGCCTACCCGTTGATCGTGTGTCTCCATGGCGCGGGCTTTACGGGAGAAGGCTATTTAGATCGCTGGGTGCCGCGCTTGGAGGATCGATACATTCTGGTCTGCCCGACGATGTCCATGGGCGCGTGGTGGCGACGATCGGCGGAGGAGTTGATTCTGGCGATCATCCAAACGATCCAACGACGTTATCATGTGGATGCGGACCGGATTTTTCTGTCCGGGATGTCGAATGGCGGAATCGGAGCCTGGATTATCGGTATGCATCACGCCGATCTCTTCGCCGGCATTGCTCCGATGGCTGGCGGGATTGACGATGTGCTCTTTCCGTTCCTGGAGAATCTACGGCTCACCTCGGTCTACGTGATTCATGGAGTGCATGATCAGGTTATGCCGGTGAGTCTAAGCCGGTCGCTCGTGGATGATATGGGCAAACGGGGGATCGAGCATGTCTACCGGGAACATACCTTTACCCATCCGCATGCGGGTGGGCATTTTTTCCCGCGGGAAGAACTGCCGGCGCTCGTCTCATGGTTTGACCGGCAGACCCGGCGGCCCATCTCCCGGAACGTATCGGTCATTCGCGATGCGACGCATCTGTCGAGTTTCAGTTGGGTCCAGATCGATGCCACCAGTCAGATCGCTGCGTTTTCGGAAAACCTCATCGATAAGCGCGATGCTTTGATCGCTGAAAAGGTTTACGCCACGCTCACGGCTGACATCCCCTCGCCGAATCACATCGTCGTCACGACTGAGCATGTCCGTCGCTATTCACTGTTTTTACACGACGCATTGGTCGATTTTTCCAGGCCGGTGAAGGTGGAGACGAACGGTCAACTTTCATTTGAAGGGATCGTGACGCCATCTCTGGAGGCGCTTCTTCAAGAGGCGCGACGCCGGCAGGACCCTGCTCGTTTGTTTCCGGTGAAGCTCACGATCGATGTTGAGGGGGGCTGTTGA